TGGATGAAGCTGTTGCTCTACTAATGACCAACCGTGGTGGAGATGGCAGCGGCGAGAAGCAAGGTTGGTGGCTGAACAGTGCTGGCAGCAGCGGCATTTGCCCGCTGAGTGAAAGAGCTGTGGCGCTAGATGATCGAAGCGAACAACGCGAACGATGGAGTTGTGTCACCGCGAAAAAGCAGTGGGAAAATCAGAGGCAATTACCTCACAAGGCCCTTGTTCTGGCGAATTGGGAAAAAGAGGAGATGAAGTCCCTGAAAGCAGCTACGCGCACAACCGCAGTCAAGAGAAGAAAACAGAGGAGTAATCCTCGGTTTGTCCGGCCGAGGGGGAGAGGACTACCGCATCCGGAGAAACCAGAAGGAGGCATCTCGACGGAAAGGAGACATGACTGAAGTTTACACCTTCAACTAGGCTGTAAACTTGGGTGTCGGAAAAGTGTTTCCAAATGGAGGTGCAAACTAAAAGTGATTGGCGCCGATGAACAGATTGTCACCAAGAAGAGAAGATTCAGGAAATGAGTCAAAGCAGAAGATTTATCCGGTAGAGGGGGAGAGGAAGTACACTACCGGAAGATTCGTCTCCACTTCTACCAGCCATAGTGGTGTGTGCAGCCAGTTAACCAGAAAAGAAAGCAGCTACGAAGGAGGCGCGGTGCACGATTGACGAAAGAGTCGAGGCTTGAATCGGCGAGGAAATCTGTCGTGATGACGGCAAGAGGAGAAAGCGAAGTGAAAGAGTGGTTGGAGAAGTTTCACCGCCGGCTAATGGTGACACAATTTGTGAAGGGATGACGGGCAGCCAATCTAGTAGCCGAGAGGAAGAGGCTGCCCGGAATAGGGGAGCACAATACCACAGAAGCAGGTGACCGGAGTTACAAATGATGTTGTGCAGGTGATGGAGAAAAGATGGCCAGCCGTGATGAGGAAGGAGAAGTCGAGACTTCCAGAAAGGGAGCCGAGAAAAAGCAGTCTTTGATGTCGGAAGTGCAAGTGTACAACACAAGAGCAGATCCAAAATGAAGTCTTTAGTCAGTGAATCATCCGAAAGAGAAGGAGAACACTACCATTGTCGGATGATTTAACCCACCGCCGGAGAAGGTGAGTGAATAACGAGGGATAGGCGTAATGGTGCCTGGATGAATGCTGAGAAGAGAGCAGCGAAAGCAGCCCGTAGAAAATGGGCCGCCGAGAAGGGCAAGGCACTGATCAAGCATATGCAGTCGAGAAAGTTGCACCCTGCAGAGCTGAAGGCCTGTGTTAGGGAAGATGCGACAAAGGAAGCAGTCACCGAGAAGATATCGCTGGCTGTAAGGAGCCGCGAAGTTTGGCTGCGACTCACCGAAGGAGGCCGCCATGATGAAACCAAAGTGAAAGGTTGATTGGAGAGGTCTCACCATTGGAAGAGCAGAGGTCGCCGGAGGACAGGTTGTGCAGGAGTTAAGCCTTCTCAGTCTAGGGTTTCCAAAATAGGATAAAAGATGGAAAGAAGAATCATGGGTCATCCTCCATATCTTGGGCCCAACGTTAAAAAATGGCTCAATCATATTGCCCACAAGATTTGTTCTATATAATAAATGCAGCCTCCAAGAAGTGTGAGTTGGGCTTTCAGCTAAGCTCAAATTTGAAGAATTGCATCAAGACGATGTCTTTTGCATAATGCATATGAATAAACTCCTCGACAAGAGTCAAAACTGtttgaaaaattgaagatggctCCTAATGGCATGAGCTAAAACTGTCGAAGATGGCTCCTAATGGCACAAGCTAAAACTGCCGAAGATGGCTCCTAGATATGAGCAAAAATTGTCTAAGAACGCTCCTAGATACGAGTTAAAACTATCTAAGATGCTCCTGGATACGAGCTAAAAATGTCTAAGAAGGCTCCTTGACATGAGTTGAAACTTCCaaccaaaaattgaataacTCTATGACACGAGTTAAAactgtcaaaaaaaaaaatgaagaagttCCTTGAAATGAGTCCAAACTCTCAATGATGAAGAGGTCCTTCATAAGAGCCTAAACtttcaatgaagaaaaatgaagaagctCCTTGAAAAGAGTTTAAActttcaatgaaaaaaaataactctttGATACGAGTATAAATTATCAATGATGAATTAAAGAAGCTCTATGATACGAGCATAAACTGTCAATGAAAAGTGAAGAACTCCTGAATACGAGTATAAACTATATGTCAAAGTGAAGATCGTGCAAGTTAAGTGTCGAAAAAACTCgatacttaacttgagggggggtgttggaaaaataaattgatgtgtCCCATGTATGTTGGAAAGAGAATGTTTGGAGCCCAACTTGTTGGGAAGAGAACAACATTTATATTGTGAAGTTCCAATAAGTATAGTTCCTaggtatatttatatctagGTCCTATAAATATCTATGTAGTATGTATCTCAAATAACAATTCAAATCTATCAAAATGTAGTCTTCAAGAgttctttagttttattttccgcattttacttttcaaccGATCTTATACTTAGGGCTGgagaaaaataccgaaaaaatgatatatcgctcgtatcgtattgaaaaatatcgaaaaattatcgaattttcgatatatcgtaattttcgatacgatacgatatcgtatcgaaaactttcgatacgataacaatatgaatttccttatatcgcgatatatcgttttatatcgaaaatacgatatatgtcgaaaatttttgatatatcgatattttcgatatatatcgatatttaacgaaattttcgatatatatcgatatttaacgatatatcgaatttcgatacggtatatcgaaatatcgatacgataacgatatgaaatttttttatatcgaaagttcgatatatcgaagttcgatatatcgaaactttcgatacgataacgatatgaaattctttcatatcgatattttcgatacacgatacaacattttcgatacgatatatcatatcgacccacccctagttATACTCACTCATTGTTGGGTTCCAAAGAACATAACCCAACTTAATactatgaaaaagaaatagacCATTCGAACTAGCCCCAGTGAAGCCATAATCATTCACCAGAAAAGAGGGGAGACATTTGTAATATTTGGGTGGCATGGTGTTGATGGTGCAATCCTCTTCAAGGGAATATGCAGCAAAGTAAGAACCAAGAACTTTATCGCGACAATAAACATAGTATATGTGAGGCTTGTTTGCCTTCCAAAGTTGTGAGAATGGAGAGAATGATTGACAATTAGTCTCGGATACGCAGGAAGCTAtccctaaaaaaataagataattaaaatgagGTGATATAGCTAATGCACATACTTCGTTAAAGTTTGCTAAAGTTTGTATCTTTTTTATCATTCCATTTTTACATGTTAAGAATAGATGTGAAAATGTAATTATAGCATAATAAAAACAGAGAATTGAGTTTGCAAAATACCTGTGGATTGATTTGTTGGATTTGCAAAGGGTGTGTATAGCTTGTTTCCCCTGGCACTCGTAGTTTCCGCGTTCCTGtcaaaaaacacaaacaattcacagttcaaagaagaaaaaggcaAGCAATTGACAGTtggattatatataatttttttataattagaaGCTGTGCCCTGAAAAAGAATTGGTAGATCGAACGGAATTGCAGAGAGGAAGGCAGCGCGTGGCGGAGG
The genomic region above belongs to Salvia hispanica cultivar TCC Black 2014 chromosome 3, UniMelb_Shisp_WGS_1.0, whole genome shotgun sequence and contains:
- the LOC125208918 gene encoding uncharacterized protein LOC125208918 isoform X1; translation: MAARRLGRFATSATRCLPLCNSVRSTNSFSGNAETTSARGNKLYTPFANPTNQSTGIASCVSETNCQSFSPFSQLWKANKPHIYYVYCRDKVLGSYFAAYSLEEDCTINTMPPKYYKCLPSFLVNDYGFTGASSNGLFLFHSIKLGYVLWNPTMSEYN